From the Longimicrobium sp. genome, one window contains:
- a CDS encoding SPFH domain-containing protein: MIGYMKAGPTTYVIHHQNGRIRHEGAGLSFFYYAPASTIVAVPLASGDIPFAFQETTADFQSVTLQGQLTYRIADPVRASKLLNYAVSPLAGHAYTSDDPDKLPDRLVQTTQTLARAVVQRMPLRTALLSSEAVAAEVLAALRTAEAVQMLGVEILGLVITSLRPTPEMARALEADAREGLQRAADEAIYARRNAAVEQERRIRESELNTELAVQEKQRQIREAEVAADISVEQQRAVLLDARVENERKDADARAYALDAVLEPLRRTDWKVLSAATGGDARGTVALAFRELAENARQIGTLNITPDLLQSLLAAPKAK, translated from the coding sequence ATGATCGGGTACATGAAGGCGGGGCCGACGACGTACGTGATCCACCACCAGAACGGGAGGATCCGGCACGAGGGCGCCGGGCTCTCGTTCTTCTACTACGCGCCCGCCTCGACCATCGTGGCGGTGCCGCTGGCCAGCGGCGACATCCCGTTCGCGTTCCAGGAGACCACGGCCGACTTCCAGAGCGTCACGCTGCAGGGACAGCTCACCTACCGCATCGCCGACCCGGTGCGCGCGTCGAAGCTGCTGAACTACGCCGTGTCGCCGCTCGCGGGGCACGCGTACACCTCCGACGATCCCGACAAGCTCCCCGACCGCCTGGTGCAGACCACGCAGACGCTGGCGCGCGCCGTCGTCCAGCGCATGCCGCTGCGCACCGCGCTGCTCAGCTCCGAGGCGGTGGCCGCAGAGGTGCTGGCCGCGCTGCGCACCGCCGAGGCCGTGCAGATGCTGGGGGTGGAGATCCTGGGGCTGGTGATCACCTCGCTGCGGCCCACGCCGGAGATGGCGCGCGCGCTCGAGGCCGACGCGCGTGAGGGGCTGCAGCGCGCTGCCGACGAAGCCATCTACGCCCGCCGCAACGCCGCCGTCGAGCAGGAGCGCCGCATCCGCGAGAGCGAGTTGAACACCGAGCTGGCCGTGCAGGAGAAGCAGCGGCAGATCCGCGAGGCCGAGGTGGCCGCCGACATCTCCGTCGAGCAGCAGCGCGCGGTGCTCCTCGACGCGCGGGTGGAGAACGAGCGGAAGGACGCGGACGCGCGCGCCTACGCGCTCGACGCGGTGCTGGAGCCGCTGCGCCGCACCGACTGGAAGGTCCTCTCCGCGGCCACCGGCGGCGACGCACGGGGAACGGTCGCCCTCGCCTTCCGCGAGCTGGCCGAGAACGCGCGGCAGATCGGCACGCTCAACATCACCCCCGACCTGCTGCAGTCGCTGCTGGCCGCGCCGAAGGCGAAGTGA